A region of Pontiella agarivorans DNA encodes the following proteins:
- a CDS encoding sulfatase family protein, which translates to MKNAVFIALSMMVSGFAQAEKQSGAHPSKPNIIYILADDMGQGDVSAYNPDSKISTPNIDRMASEGMKFMDTHTSSGVCTPTRYGILTGRYSWRTPTLKKGVLGGYSAHLIEPTRETVASFLKKQGYATACFGKWHLGMDWAQADAANKRGKASWKQVDPAQPIKNGPNSNGFDYYFGIAASLNMSPHAYIENDRMLGTVEALETMAAVEARGFTQPSKTGYAAKEYVQQEVLAKLAEKSCDFIRKNQDKPFFIYLPLPSPHSPIVPSERFKGKSGLNLHGDFCMETDWVVGEVLKTLEQLDMADNTLVVFTADNGTSPKAGIVAMAAKGHHSSWIYRGMKGTNWEGGHRVPFVVRWPERVQAGTVSDALTCTTDFLATVADITGCKLNDDAGEDSVSFLPALNGLSIPGNKERLVIHHSDQGIFAIRKGKWKVMFDDFGGSNRGDPRKNEPIRNAAPLQLIDMSIDAEENVNLAQKYPEVIESLKHDLASVIMNGRSTPGPRLPSDYNSNKAWKQLDVVHDILK; encoded by the coding sequence ATGAAAAATGCGGTATTTATTGCTCTATCGATGATGGTTTCGGGTTTTGCCCAGGCGGAAAAACAATCCGGTGCGCATCCGTCAAAGCCCAATATTATTTATATTCTGGCCGATGATATGGGGCAGGGCGATGTCTCGGCGTATAATCCGGATTCAAAAATTTCAACGCCGAATATTGATCGCATGGCGAGCGAGGGCATGAAGTTTATGGATACCCACACCAGTTCAGGGGTATGCACGCCGACGCGCTACGGAATTCTGACGGGGCGGTATTCCTGGCGTACACCGACGCTGAAAAAGGGTGTGCTGGGTGGGTATAGCGCCCATCTGATTGAACCGACTCGTGAAACGGTGGCTTCGTTTTTGAAGAAACAGGGATATGCGACAGCCTGTTTCGGAAAGTGGCATCTGGGTATGGATTGGGCGCAGGCAGATGCTGCGAATAAAAGAGGTAAAGCTTCCTGGAAACAGGTTGATCCCGCGCAGCCGATCAAAAATGGTCCGAACAGCAACGGGTTTGACTATTATTTCGGTATCGCTGCTTCGTTGAATATGTCTCCGCATGCCTACATCGAAAATGATCGTATGCTGGGAACAGTGGAGGCGCTGGAGACGATGGCGGCTGTGGAGGCGCGGGGATTTACTCAGCCGTCCAAAACAGGCTATGCAGCAAAAGAGTATGTTCAGCAGGAGGTGCTCGCGAAACTCGCTGAAAAGAGCTGCGATTTTATCCGGAAAAATCAGGATAAGCCGTTCTTTATCTATCTTCCGTTGCCATCGCCGCACTCGCCGATTGTTCCGAGCGAACGGTTCAAAGGTAAAAGCGGTTTAAATCTGCATGGGGATTTCTGCATGGAAACAGACTGGGTGGTTGGTGAAGTGCTGAAGACGTTGGAGCAACTGGATATGGCGGATAACACGTTGGTGGTTTTCACGGCGGATAACGGAACATCGCCTAAAGCCGGAATTGTTGCCATGGCGGCCAAAGGACACCACTCCAGCTGGATTTACCGTGGAATGAAAGGAACCAACTGGGAAGGTGGGCATCGTGTTCCATTTGTGGTTCGGTGGCCGGAGCGGGTTCAGGCGGGAACGGTTTCTGACGCATTGACCTGTACAACTGATTTTCTTGCCACCGTGGCAGATATTACAGGCTGTAAACTGAACGATGACGCCGGCGAGGACAGTGTCAGTTTTCTTCCGGCGCTGAACGGACTTTCAATTCCCGGAAATAAAGAACGGCTCGTTATTCACCATTCAGATCAGGGAATTTTCGCTATCCGTAAAGGAAAGTGGAAAGTGATGTTTGATGATTTCGGCGGTTCGAACCGCGGTGATCCGCGGAAAAATGAACCGATCAGAAACGCGGCTCCGCTTCAATTGATCGACATGAGCATCGATGCGGAAGAAAACGTTAATCTGGCACAAAAATATCCGGAAGTTATCGAGTCGTTAAAACATGATCTTGCTTCGGTTATTATGAATGGACGAAGCACGCCAGGGCCGCGGTTGCCTTCAGATTACAATTCAAATAAAGCCTGGAAACAGCTCGATGTGGTGCACGATATTCTGAAGTAG
- a CDS encoding SPFH domain-containing protein — translation MEWLIFTGAVLVFVFIAIAKTMQIVPQRHAYIVERLGKYRKTLEAGMHILIPFIDRVAYKHTLKEQAVDVPPQMCITKDNISVEVDGILYMQVIDPKNASYGIGNYSFASTQLAQTTMRSVIGKLDLDKTFEERDSINGAIVEAVDAASDPWGVKVTRYEVKNITPPQSIKEAMEKQMKAEREKRAVIAESEGERQAAINQADGEKQAAIARSEGEKMKRINEADGRAAEIRAVATATAEGITEIAKSINAEGGTDAVNLRIAEQYISEFGNLAKENNTMIIPSNLSDVAGIVATAKEVIGNVGK, via the coding sequence ATGGAATGGTTGATTTTCACAGGGGCGGTATTGGTTTTTGTATTTATTGCGATTGCAAAAACCATGCAGATTGTGCCGCAGCGGCATGCTTATATCGTGGAGCGATTGGGGAAATATCGTAAGACGCTGGAAGCGGGGATGCATATTCTGATTCCGTTTATTGATCGTGTCGCCTATAAGCACACGCTGAAGGAACAGGCCGTGGATGTGCCGCCGCAGATGTGTATTACGAAAGATAATATTTCCGTTGAAGTCGACGGGATTCTTTATATGCAGGTGATTGATCCGAAAAATGCTTCGTACGGCATCGGCAATTACAGTTTCGCTTCAACGCAGCTGGCGCAGACCACCATGCGATCGGTGATCGGTAAGCTGGATCTCGATAAAACCTTTGAAGAGCGCGACTCCATTAACGGGGCAATTGTTGAAGCCGTGGACGCAGCTTCGGATCCGTGGGGAGTGAAGGTTACCCGTTACGAAGTCAAAAATATTACGCCGCCGCAGAGTATTAAAGAGGCAATGGAAAAACAGATGAAAGCTGAACGTGAAAAACGTGCGGTAATTGCTGAATCTGAAGGGGAACGACAGGCGGCGATCAATCAGGCCGATGGTGAAAAGCAGGCGGCGATTGCCCGGTCTGAAGGCGAAAAAATGAAACGTATTAACGAGGCCGACGGACGCGCCGCTGAAATCCGGGCGGTAGCCACGGCAACGGCGGAGGGAATCACTGAAATTGCGAAATCGATCAACGCCGAAGGCGGAACGGATGCGGTGAATCTGCGTATTGCGGAGCAGTATATTTCTGAGTTCGGCAACCTGGCGAAGGAAAATAACACGATGATCATTCCGTCGAACCTCTCCGATGTTGCGGGTATTGTGGCTACGGCGAAGGAAGTGATCGGTAACGTCGGGAAATAA
- a CDS encoding 23S rRNA (pseudouridine(1915)-N(3))-methyltransferase RlmH: MKICILFPGKIKPKALVAAQDEYIKRLKPFGVEVAVYKDEKVSSRTPEQIKEAEAQRIRKLLKDGDYLVACDERGRNIQTLEMADLLKAGRQGAFPMAGKRRMVVVIGGALGLAESVRKKADAVWSLSSLVMAGGVARVVLLEGIYRAFTVVENHPYHNE, from the coding sequence ATGAAAATCTGCATTTTATTTCCGGGGAAAATTAAGCCGAAAGCGCTGGTCGCGGCGCAGGATGAATATATTAAGCGCCTGAAACCGTTCGGGGTGGAGGTGGCGGTGTATAAAGATGAAAAGGTTTCATCGCGAACTCCGGAACAAATAAAAGAGGCGGAGGCGCAGCGGATCCGAAAGCTGCTGAAAGATGGTGATTATCTGGTGGCGTGTGATGAGCGGGGCCGGAACATTCAAACTCTGGAAATGGCGGATCTGCTTAAAGCCGGGAGGCAGGGAGCTTTTCCAATGGCTGGAAAGCGCCGCATGGTGGTGGTGATCGGCGGGGCGTTGGGCCTTGCGGAATCGGTGCGTAAAAAAGCGGATGCGGTATGGTCGCTGTCGTCGCTGGTCATGGCCGGGGGCGTTGCGCGGGTGGTTTTGCTTGAAGGAATATACCGTGCCTTTACGGTGGTGGAGAATCATCCGTACCACAATGAATGA
- a CDS encoding NfeD family protein has protein sequence MFTPAFWWVIVGIGLMLCEFVMPGLILFFFGLGALFTGLIAWLLPVGLPAQLLIFTIASVLSLFGLRRLIKPVFTGNATDVNADTFHEGMIGCEAEVTGEITPESAGKVMLNGTAWKAESQEVLTVGQRVVVSGQKSLTLIVKSV, from the coding sequence ATGTTTACTCCCGCATTCTGGTGGGTGATTGTTGGAATCGGGCTGATGCTCTGTGAGTTCGTCATGCCGGGTCTGATTCTGTTCTTTTTCGGACTTGGGGCTTTGTTCACCGGATTAATTGCCTGGTTGCTGCCTGTTGGACTTCCGGCGCAGCTGCTTATTTTCACGATCGCATCGGTGCTCTCTCTTTTCGGTCTGCGCCGGCTGATCAAACCGGTTTTCACCGGTAATGCAACGGATGTGAATGCGGATACCTTTCACGAAGGGATGATCGGATGCGAGGCCGAGGTGACGGGGGAAATAACGCCGGAGTCGGCCGGGAAAGTCATGCTGAACGGAACGGCGTGGAAAGCGGAGTCCCAAGAGGTTCTCACGGTCGGGCAGCGTGTGGTGGTAAGCGGTCAGAAGAGTCTGACATTAATTGTTAAAAGCGTATAG
- a CDS encoding sulfatase family protein, producing the protein MNGWSLFVGFLFMVGTVCADQLPDGQQEKPNIILMMCDDLGWGDVGFNGNSIIQTPQLDHLAEKGAVLTHFYSVGPVCSPTRASFLTGRHYYRMGVWTANKGHLPKEEYTLARMLKKQGYATGHFGKWHLGTLSRTVSAKGKGRRPDVNFAPPWQRDYDESFVTESAVCTWDPGLGKRAVNNPYYHNGKPVDEPPVGCDSRVIMDKAISFIRGAVNAGKPFVAVIWFHAPHEDIKAGPEYLKMYEGYGEAAHYYGCITAVDDQVGRLCSELEDLGITENTALFFCSDNGPEGGEPEDRLKTRRAGSSGPFSGRKRSMFDGGVRVPGMAVWPGRIAPGSRIDVPMSVLDYLPTVCEMTGAELLPNRELDGQNILPILLGEQAVHEKSIPFRFRQYAGLVEGTFKLIIESPTDASSDRLFDLSNDVAEQNNVVSRYPEKAQRMRRQILEFMASAQKSHRGDEYDAGDYSPVDPWQELGKPADQVKRRMKSRKSGEE; encoded by the coding sequence ATGAATGGGTGGTCTTTATTCGTCGGATTTCTTTTCATGGTCGGTACGGTCTGTGCGGATCAGTTGCCTGATGGGCAGCAGGAAAAGCCGAATATTATTTTGATGATGTGTGATGATCTCGGCTGGGGTGATGTTGGTTTTAATGGAAATTCCATTATTCAAACACCGCAGCTGGACCATCTGGCAGAAAAGGGAGCTGTGCTGACGCATTTTTATTCGGTCGGTCCGGTCTGTTCTCCCACGCGTGCTTCATTTTTGACGGGGCGCCACTATTACCGCATGGGAGTCTGGACGGCGAATAAAGGCCATCTTCCAAAGGAAGAGTATACCCTTGCGCGTATGCTTAAAAAACAGGGATATGCTACCGGGCATTTTGGGAAATGGCATCTCGGGACGTTGAGCAGAACGGTGTCGGCCAAGGGGAAAGGGCGCCGGCCGGATGTAAATTTTGCGCCGCCGTGGCAACGCGATTATGATGAAAGCTTTGTCACCGAATCCGCCGTCTGTACGTGGGATCCGGGGCTGGGAAAGCGCGCGGTGAATAATCCTTACTATCATAATGGAAAGCCTGTGGATGAACCGCCGGTGGGCTGTGATTCGCGCGTGATCATGGATAAGGCGATTTCGTTTATCCGGGGCGCCGTAAACGCGGGAAAGCCGTTTGTGGCTGTGATCTGGTTTCATGCTCCGCATGAGGATATCAAGGCGGGACCGGAATACCTGAAAATGTATGAAGGTTATGGCGAGGCGGCGCATTATTATGGATGCATTACCGCAGTGGATGATCAGGTGGGGCGTTTGTGTTCCGAGTTGGAAGATCTCGGGATAACTGAAAATACCGCGCTTTTTTTCTGTAGCGATAACGGGCCGGAAGGCGGAGAGCCTGAAGACCGCTTAAAAACGCGGCGGGCAGGGAGTTCCGGTCCTTTCTCCGGTCGTAAACGCAGTATGTTTGATGGCGGGGTTCGCGTTCCGGGGATGGCGGTTTGGCCGGGGAGGATTGCGCCGGGGTCGCGTATTGATGTGCCGATGTCGGTACTCGATTATTTGCCGACTGTTTGCGAAATGACCGGTGCAGAGCTGCTGCCGAACCGGGAGCTGGACGGGCAGAATATTCTTCCGATTCTTCTCGGGGAACAGGCTGTGCATGAGAAGTCGATTCCGTTCCGTTTCAGGCAGTATGCGGGTTTGGTGGAAGGAACATTTAAACTGATTATCGAATCGCCGACCGATGCTTCCAGTGATCGTTTGTTTGATCTGTCGAACGATGTCGCGGAACAGAACAATGTTGTTTCGCGATATCCTGAAAAAGCGCAGCGGATGCGCCGGCAGATTCTGGAATTTATGGCCTCTGCTCAAAAGAGTCACCGCGGCGATGAATATGATGCGGGGGATTACAGCCCGGTCGACCCCTGGCAGGAGCTCGGTAAACCAGCGGATCAGGTGAAGCGGCGGATGAAATCCCGAAAAAGCGGGGAGGAATAA
- a CDS encoding sulfatase → MKKIVLKYSLVFFAAMHLAAGCFGAERPNILMIAIDDINDWIGPLGGHPQAKTPELDRFCAGGAMVFKNAVCAAPICGPSRSAVLSGFLPSTTGVYGNGHNMIFSEIVKTHATLPEYFTQHGYYTLSNGKIFHKHGIDGKYTDFGHWAWDEHARARRGVNNRPDKAKLTAAGAGIINGISKPEYKGKAKLSWGPTQCGFEEMVDYKVAAWTEEVLQRDFEKPFFIASGIIKPHLPWYVPQQFFDLYDLESIQPPEVKEDDLDDILTPKGKKAFKPSGEYEWIKKHGLEKDATRAYLASISFADACVGKMLRALENSQYADNTIVVIWGDHGWHLGEKQRFLKNTTWNETAKTPFIVKIPGMKKPLVCDRTVSLIDIYPTLVSLCGLPEKELDGLDFSPLLKNPETAWDRPGITVTSAGTSVMGERWHYALQLDGTEELYDLQNDPMEWTNLINSPEYAAIAARMKKWVPETRAAGKFPNHKKPKNYVDADAAPGIKATRDLSRLK, encoded by the coding sequence ATGAAGAAAATTGTGCTCAAATACAGCCTTGTTTTTTTTGCCGCCATGCACTTGGCCGCCGGGTGTTTCGGTGCGGAACGGCCGAATATCCTGATGATTGCCATTGATGACATTAACGACTGGATCGGACCGCTCGGCGGTCATCCGCAGGCCAAGACGCCGGAGCTGGATAGATTCTGTGCAGGCGGGGCAATGGTTTTCAAAAATGCCGTTTGCGCGGCTCCGATCTGCGGACCGTCCCGATCGGCTGTTTTGTCGGGTTTTCTCCCGAGTACAACCGGAGTTTACGGAAATGGTCATAATATGATTTTTTCCGAGATCGTGAAAACGCATGCCACGCTGCCTGAATATTTTACTCAGCATGGATATTATACGCTGTCGAACGGTAAGATTTTTCACAAGCATGGTATTGATGGCAAATATACGGATTTCGGTCATTGGGCGTGGGACGAGCATGCCCGTGCGCGTCGCGGTGTGAACAACCGTCCGGATAAAGCAAAGCTTACTGCGGCCGGCGCGGGCATCATCAACGGCATCTCAAAACCTGAATACAAGGGTAAAGCCAAACTGAGCTGGGGGCCGACCCAGTGCGGGTTCGAGGAGATGGTGGACTATAAAGTCGCCGCCTGGACCGAAGAGGTATTACAGCGTGATTTTGAAAAGCCGTTCTTCATTGCTTCCGGAATCATTAAGCCGCATTTGCCCTGGTATGTGCCGCAGCAGTTTTTTGACCTTTATGATCTCGAATCCATTCAGCCGCCGGAGGTGAAGGAGGATGATCTTGATGATATTCTAACTCCGAAGGGAAAAAAGGCCTTTAAACCGAGCGGAGAATACGAATGGATTAAAAAACACGGGCTGGAAAAAGACGCCACCCGTGCTTATCTTGCATCCATCAGTTTTGCGGATGCCTGTGTGGGTAAGATGCTCCGGGCCCTGGAAAACAGTCAATATGCAGATAATACCATTGTGGTTATCTGGGGAGACCACGGTTGGCACCTTGGCGAAAAACAGCGTTTCCTGAAGAATACGACCTGGAACGAGACGGCCAAAACTCCGTTTATCGTAAAAATTCCGGGCATGAAAAAGCCGCTGGTCTGCGATCGTACCGTAAGCCTGATTGATATTTATCCAACGCTGGTCAGCCTCTGCGGACTTCCGGAAAAAGAGCTCGATGGATTGGACTTTTCTCCGTTGCTGAAAAATCCGGAGACGGCCTGGGACCGCCCCGGTATTACGGTGACGTCTGCCGGCACTTCTGTGATGGGAGAGCGTTGGCACTATGCCCTCCAGCTGGACGGCACGGAAGAGCTTTATGATCTTCAGAATGATCCCATGGAATGGACTAATTTAATCAACAGTCCGGAATATGCCGCCATCGCAGCCCGGATGAAAAAATGGGTTCCTGAAACTCGGGCTGCGGGTAAGTTTCCGAATCATAAAAAGCCGAAGAACTATGTGGATGCCGACGCAGCTCCCGGAATTAAAGCAACACGTGATCTGTCTCGGCTGAAGTAG
- a CDS encoding SDR family oxidoreductase — MNQLFNIQDKVIAVTGAAGVLAGGTATYLQEQGAYVVYLDLFQDKVDETVAKAKSISDKCCGFACNVLDQGALDSVYDQVLKTCGRIDVLINGAGGNMPGATIGPDQDVFDLKIEDYSKVLDLNLKGSVMPTMTFAKAFKQQGSGCVVNFSSMSSPLAITRVLGYSNAKAAIDNFTRWMAAEMALKYGDKIRVNAIAPGFFIGNQNRALLINEDGSYTERGQQVIDNTPFRRFGNQDEVYGTIHYLISDAASFVTGTVVPVDGGFSTFSGV, encoded by the coding sequence ATGAATCAATTGTTTAATATTCAGGATAAAGTGATTGCTGTGACCGGCGCGGCCGGTGTGCTGGCCGGAGGAACTGCAACGTATCTTCAGGAGCAGGGTGCGTATGTGGTTTATCTGGATCTGTTTCAGGACAAAGTGGATGAAACAGTGGCAAAGGCGAAGAGTATTTCCGACAAGTGCTGCGGTTTTGCCTGCAATGTGCTCGATCAGGGTGCACTCGATTCGGTGTACGATCAGGTATTGAAAACCTGTGGGCGCATCGATGTGCTGATTAATGGTGCCGGCGGAAATATGCCCGGTGCAACTATCGGTCCGGATCAGGATGTCTTCGATCTGAAGATCGAAGATTATTCCAAGGTGCTCGATCTGAATCTCAAGGGATCGGTTATGCCGACCATGACCTTTGCCAAAGCCTTCAAGCAGCAGGGTTCCGGTTGTGTGGTCAATTTTTCTTCCATGTCTTCTCCGTTGGCGATTACCCGTGTTCTGGGCTATTCCAACGCCAAGGCGGCCATTGATAATTTCACTCGCTGGATGGCGGCCGAAATGGCTTTGAAATACGGGGATAAAATCCGGGTCAACGCCATTGCTCCGGGGTTCTTTATCGGCAATCAGAACCGGGCGCTGCTGATCAACGAAGACGGCTCTTATACCGAGCGTGGACAACAGGTTATTGACAATACGCCTTTCCGTCGTTTTGGTAATCAGGATGAAGTTTACGGAACAATCCATTATCTGATTTCCGATGCCGCCTCATTTGTCACCGGAACTGTGGTTCCGGTGGACGGCGGTTTCTCGACCTTCAGCGGAGTCTGA
- a CDS encoding DUF481 domain-containing protein: MLFRRILGAGFSLFLVGSAFAVGDEKEWDNFVPPPDKKYDWVQLDSGEWLKGEIKVLYNYTLEFDSDELDLLELDLDDVKKIRSCDPQEVMFEIKRRETEVLQGIIELDGANVKVLNGDEVQTFKRNQLVSIAGGSSNERDNWSGSVSLGATLRGGNTETLDITAMANIKRRTASSRINLDYIGNYSEVETSDDGKEKTADNHRLSAYSDWFLTGRFYWRIFDAEYYSDEFVNIRDQVSVATGVGYDVIRTARTEWTANAGGGYQETIYDEVVSTADESSGSAFGTIGTRLDYEVTGDLDFIYDYSARFLSPENGRYTHHMVATLSYEIINDLDLDISLIWDRIEDPEPVDDGVGGLDYPEQDDYQLVVGIGYSF; encoded by the coding sequence ATGTTGTTTCGCAGGATATTAGGAGCTGGTTTTTCGCTTTTTCTGGTCGGCTCGGCGTTTGCTGTCGGGGATGAAAAAGAATGGGATAATTTTGTTCCGCCACCGGATAAAAAATATGACTGGGTGCAGCTGGATTCCGGCGAGTGGCTGAAGGGTGAAATTAAAGTACTCTACAATTACACGCTGGAATTTGATTCCGATGAGCTGGATCTGTTGGAACTGGACCTGGATGACGTGAAAAAAATCCGTTCGTGCGATCCCCAGGAAGTGATGTTCGAAATAAAACGTCGGGAAACCGAGGTGCTGCAGGGGATTATTGAACTTGACGGGGCAAACGTAAAGGTTCTCAACGGGGATGAGGTTCAGACGTTTAAGCGGAATCAGCTGGTTTCTATTGCGGGCGGATCGAGCAACGAACGCGATAACTGGTCCGGCAGCGTTTCGCTGGGAGCAACGCTGCGCGGTGGAAATACAGAAACGCTCGATATTACAGCCATGGCAAATATCAAGCGCCGTACAGCGTCTTCTCGGATTAATCTGGATTACATCGGCAATTACAGCGAAGTGGAAACTTCGGATGACGGTAAGGAGAAGACGGCTGATAATCATCGTCTGAGTGCGTACTCCGACTGGTTCCTGACCGGCCGCTTTTACTGGCGGATTTTTGATGCGGAATATTACAGCGATGAATTTGTGAATATCAGGGATCAGGTCTCGGTGGCAACCGGTGTTGGTTACGATGTCATCCGTACGGCCCGGACTGAATGGACGGCTAATGCGGGGGGCGGTTATCAGGAAACCATTTATGATGAGGTGGTTTCGACGGCCGATGAGAGCTCCGGGTCGGCTTTCGGAACGATCGGTACGCGTCTGGATTATGAGGTGACGGGCGATCTTGATTTTATTTACGACTATTCAGCGCGTTTTCTGAGTCCGGAAAACGGCCGGTATACGCACCATATGGTGGCAACACTTTCCTATGAAATCATTAATGATCTTGATCTCGATATTTCCCTGATCTGGGACCGGATCGAAGATCCGGAACCCGTGGATGACGGTGTTGGCGGTCTGGATTATCCGGAGCAGGATGACTATCAACTGGTCGTCGGCATTGGATACAGTTTCTGA
- a CDS encoding ankyrin repeat domain-containing protein, translating into MMIRLLPLLFLLLLSGCSMQEPADTSDPAASKKWIAHCLKEAGKTSGTMKASWLVNAYEFAKKADLVSAQEEQIPQQVLQLGRQTKNFSAFNWAIDHGAEPPVQFGDLLAYRELGREWRDKVVQHDPDTLPVFMSLAVDQYDRKFFREHAAEFMKYDFDVPQPLEKTEFRIRYRRFLGVQLQEALDKQDEEKIRFFISVTPKLENVSYLDKAARESMQATGDFVLQTLKDDALLLHMLELNWPLNPIDFSNPVLSEEFLEAYRAKPEYVIRTQGLEEWDGPMSPEEARFLTTLPEEAWALLPKLHFDELTEESVKMVDTDAAARVIAFKAAQKPLTQADYNELVNWALMHGNKSVFEFVIRESGELDLFNIDFAALAENQKLFEMYAPKIMSHIYYTLDTEPREDGVTIGNIKRVFGAKNEKAGLWLVHKYDLSEPWAKATEGQTLLMDVCEMGNLLATRYLVEKRGENVRQQTGYTQMQVTMFGNTKPTEGKLSPIFFAAKSGNSELIKYLVSKGANVNARSNYRATPLMYAVSAGKVGAVKTLIGLHADVNAEMNPNLQNMDLRELGIYHEISNPYRRAMSTHNEEIQRILRAAGGRP; encoded by the coding sequence ATGATGATCCGACTGTTGCCTTTGCTGTTTCTCCTCCTGCTGTCCGGCTGTTCCATGCAGGAACCAGCCGATACATCTGATCCTGCAGCATCGAAAAAATGGATTGCGCACTGCCTCAAAGAAGCCGGAAAAACATCAGGAACCATGAAAGCATCATGGCTTGTAAATGCCTATGAATTTGCGAAAAAGGCAGATCTCGTTTCAGCGCAGGAGGAACAGATTCCTCAACAGGTGCTTCAGCTCGGGCGGCAGACCAAAAACTTTTCAGCGTTCAACTGGGCAATAGACCACGGTGCCGAACCGCCCGTACAGTTTGGAGATCTGCTGGCCTACCGTGAGCTCGGGCGGGAATGGCGCGACAAAGTGGTGCAACATGATCCCGACACCCTCCCGGTTTTCATGAGCCTGGCGGTGGATCAATACGACCGCAAATTTTTCCGGGAACACGCCGCCGAATTTATGAAATATGATTTCGACGTTCCGCAACCCCTGGAAAAAACCGAATTCAGAATCCGCTACCGTCGCTTTCTGGGCGTTCAGCTTCAGGAAGCTCTGGACAAACAGGATGAGGAAAAAATCCGCTTTTTTATTTCTGTCACCCCGAAACTCGAGAATGTCAGCTATCTGGACAAGGCCGCACGAGAAAGCATGCAGGCAACCGGCGATTTTGTTTTGCAAACGCTGAAAGATGATGCACTGTTGCTGCATATGCTGGAGCTGAACTGGCCGCTGAATCCAATCGATTTTTCAAACCCCGTATTGAGCGAGGAATTTCTCGAAGCCTATCGCGCCAAACCCGAATATGTCATCCGCACCCAGGGCCTCGAAGAATGGGACGGCCCAATGTCTCCGGAAGAGGCCCGTTTTCTCACCACCCTTCCGGAAGAAGCCTGGGCCCTGCTCCCTAAATTACACTTCGATGAACTCACCGAGGAAAGTGTGAAAATGGTCGACACCGATGCCGCCGCCCGCGTAATTGCCTTTAAGGCCGCGCAAAAACCACTGACCCAGGCAGACTATAATGAACTGGTCAACTGGGCCCTGATGCATGGCAATAAATCCGTCTTTGAATTTGTGATCCGTGAGTCGGGCGAACTCGACCTCTTCAACATCGATTTCGCCGCTCTGGCCGAAAACCAGAAACTGTTCGAAATGTATGCCCCGAAAATTATGAGCCACATTTACTACACGCTGGACACGGAACCGCGCGAAGACGGCGTAACCATCGGCAACATCAAACGCGTCTTTGGGGCCAAAAATGAAAAAGCCGGGCTCTGGCTGGTGCATAAATACGACCTTTCCGAACCGTGGGCAAAGGCAACAGAGGGTCAGACCCTGCTTATGGATGTCTGCGAAATGGGTAACCTGCTGGCCACCCGCTATCTGGTGGAAAAGCGCGGGGAAAATGTTCGCCAGCAAACCGGTTACACGCAAATGCAGGTCACCATGTTCGGCAATACCAAACCCACCGAAGGAAAACTTTCTCCCATCTTTTTTGCCGCAAAAAGCGGCAATTCCGAACTCATAAAATATCTGGTCTCCAAAGGAGCAAATGTGAATGCCCGCTCAAACTATCGCGCCACACCACTGATGTATGCCGTAAGCGCCGGAAAAGTCGGCGCAGTAAAAACGCTGATCGGGCTGCACGCCGATGTGAATGCGGAAATGAATCCGAATCTCCAGAATATGGACCTGCGGGAACTCGGAATATATCACGAAATAAGCAACCCGTACCGCCGCGCCATGAGTACCCACAATGAGGAAATACAGCGGATTCTCCGGGCGGCCGGCGGCCGCCCCTGA